The DNA segment aaatgaaaatttagtatTATTGCTCTAATCTTTCAGCAAGACATCAAAGTGAGGGAGCTTAAAGAACTCAATCAAAGTGCCCTTCTGCTATTGGCAGATCTCTCAGCAAGATACATAGAAACAGGCCCAACCATCAACAGGTACTTGGCGGAGAAAAGTCTTACCCTGCCATCAGTGTACGCAGCTGGACCATCTATCTCATCCCGATCAAAACCACCTAGCTCAGTGTCTAGTCATCTTCCCTCACACGGGTAATGAAAAATTCTTGGCTCAAAGCCAAAATACTATCTTAATTTAAATTCTTAAGCATTACCTTTGTTGTATTACTCCTTTCATTTTACAGTCTATTTTTTAGCTTCTTCCTCCCTTAAAAAGTCTTTCACGTagtctgataaaaaaaaaaaaaattacaaggagccaatttttttaaactttaaccatCTATTTTATTGTAATAACTCTTATTGGCAAATAATCAACAGGAAATAagatactttctttttttttacaccaaACTCCGATTTGGAAACGGTTTTTCCGGATTGGTAGCTAAAGCGCAATATTATCTTGTTTGATAATATCAAATTCGGACATAGCGCTGAAAAATACATCAGAATCTGCTTTAATACTTTCAGACAGAAATTTTGCAAGTGAGATTCCATTTCAGACCCACAGCGCCTGGACTACTCTCTGAGTTGGAAAATACATTACTGGCTCTGATGTGCTTACAAATAATAATGTGTCTCGCAATGTTTGCTTATTGTTAATTGCCAAtgttaaattattttagaaCTGAAAGCAAAATTCTTTAGCTTGATTTTAAAACATCATTTAATTAGCCTACAAGATAGCAGTCAAGACAGTCCCAAAAGTTATCTAATAAATGTTTGAATTTCTCTTTCccaaattgaatatttttttctacattcatCTAAAAATTACACTGATGTAAGTTTTCCTCATAAAAATCTGTATAATTTTGGTGACGTTGCGTGGTGTCAACAAACCCCAAGACTTGAAAATTGTAAGATGTTATGGAGGGAAGTTTTAAGCTTCAGTGACAATCTGGTCATTGACTTTCATAGGagtcagaatttttatttttggatgatcatggtgtcaacaaaaacttagaaaatctgtttgttgacaccatgctacatGATCATAATTTCCTAAATGATATTTTACCTCCTTGAGCGGTGGTATCTGACtaacattatttttctaaatctgTTTGGAAATCGTATCTAAcaactaattttcttttctactGAAAGCGGCTGAGCATAGTTTACTGTTAACTGTAAAGaaggaaaactttttcttgtGGACTCATgtgttttttcctttcttttcttccagCCCGAGCAATCTCTCAATCGATGGTTCTGCTCTCCATCTTGACAAAGCTCCGTCTTCCTCGGTGCCTAATGTTATGATCCTGAACCCGGATATAATCGGAACTTCCAAAGGTAGGCTTTCTTCAATTAGCgtgcatgaaaaaaaataatttcaagattGCCAACCCGGGCACAAGCAGAAGCTCTTTAGGCAGACTGTGGGattaaaaaactgaaacttCATCGGGAATTACCTAAGTGGTAGTTATTATGGCAGGAACCTCTCACTCACCTCACTTCTCAAAAACTCACCACTTTATCGACCTATCCCTTTTACTTACCCGGGAATTATCTCCCCAAAATCTCTTTTCCGGGGAAATGAGGGCGTAGAATGGTGCAGTTTACAAAGGACTATAGAAACAAGTCCATCAGTCTAGTCTAGAAAGTGAGGAGACCTAACCAGAAGCGAAGGAATTGAAAAGCAGAGGAACAAAAGCAGCAACAGAGTTAAGTAGATGTAAAAGCCGAAACCAAGTACAGACAAAACTTCAGTTAGACAAAGCAGGTGGTAATGCAGCAATCCAGAAAgacagctgaaattttgaaatatcagtACAGTAAAGCTAAGAATTTGAACAATTCGAGCCATAGCAGTGGAGAGCATAGAATGAAACAGATAGCAGCTCTGTTGCCAGTTGCAGATAAAATATTTCCGATTGCCAGCAAAGTCACAAGAAAGCCAAAAAAAGGGCTCGATTGTAGATTCCTGTGAACAAGAGCCGAGAAATCCTCGCCACTCTGACCTTAAGGgcatatctctatttccacatgagccctgttctctgCATAATCCTATGCTTTCTGAGGGTCATGTGGAAATAAAGAGACACCCTTACTTCAGAGGAGCAACAAAATGTCCGAACTacagttaaaaattaatttttgcccTGTAAGATAATCATCTGCAAGTGCAGGACAAACCATGCTCCATATTTGCGTCATGGCCATCACCATTATTAACCCACGCCACCTTCCTCCCACacttttccctccttttttccaTCTGACTACCTGTTTACTGAAACATGGAAGGAGCCTTGTAGTGTCCAGCTACCTCCGTTTACTCGTCCTCTGCACACTCACTCGTATCTAAACGCAAATCCTGGATTTTCGGCGGTCTCATTCTTCTTCTATTCCTCACCCCTTCCCTTAAATCTCCAGgacctccctccctcccccaccccctctaaaCCCCCCTCGGAGTGCCTCCCCAGTGAAAATACTAACTAGCCGTCACCTTTGGAGCAATAGTTTTACCACAATCAAATAGATATTCTTGAAGGTCTTCTCTGTTTTTTGCCTCCAGTTCTGAGTATTTGTTTCTACTTTTCAGAAACAGCTGGGAGTCAAAAAAAGGTTGTTTTGCAAGGTGCAGAGAGTCAACGTCAGAAGAAATCAAATTATGCTGGTGCTAAAAGAAAGGATAGCAAGTCTTAAATCAGCAGACTAACTATTCTCCCCTGTTTTAGAGCTATCCAGTATAGTaagttaaatttttgtttgtccCTTAATTTGGAATATTTTGGAGGGGTTATCACATGAAGTTAATTAACCTTTCAGATGGGTTTAACCTAATTAAAAGTAATCTTATATATAAAGTGATGAGGTATCCTATAGAATCTCAGAAATTTATATAAACTAACTTagtttcagtttaaaatttttgcagattactggctcctttgaatttttatctGTATTATATTAATGAAATCTCTTATCAAAATTCTTtagaagagagcagtaagtagattcccctctcatttttctgggcttaaattttgtaattgacaaaaggataaaaaaaatttttttttggcctaaatttttttactatattattattaattaagaATAAGAATATCATCATTATCATCAATTATCAATCAAAGTTAAATTGTCTCCAGTAATTTGGGTGTACTAGATTTTACCTCAAGTTACCATAGATACCGAAACATATGAGCTAAAATTTCCTCAcaaatttttgatgacttgttattgttttgaaccacCTGGTTgtacctaacctcaaaatttttgctgaaaaattaactcttatttttattttcttcagttttctCATGCTGGTAGTCTTCaaatttcaatggagaaaaatgTGACCATACCCGCGTTGTGCACAAGCTCATGTTACATgcattaatacaattttttcggAACCTCATCATGAGTAACCCAGAAGAAATACCTACGACAAGCAGCGGAGAATCACCAGCAGCCCAGGTTGGAAATAATCAGAGTAAAATATTGCGAAACTCCCAATATGTTTACTCATTGCGTCACGAGAACAAACGATCAACAAGTGGAGCTTcagtattaaaattaaattctcaaaaatctaGTGCAAAGcgtcccaaaaaaaaagaacaaaagaaCCCAATTATCCCAAGAATAGTAATAAAAAGGCTCAATAATAGGAAAGGTAGGCGAAAGAAAACCAGTcgaaaatcaaaaggaactattaaAACAGTACAAGAAAATGTAGTGAATCTATTGGCTCCCACAACAGGGATAAGTCCTGCGAGTGAAGAAGCTCCTTCATCACCCAAAAATAGTTTAGGATCGAACAATCAAAGCATGGGAACGGCCAGTAA comes from the Bemisia tabaci chromosome 7, PGI_BMITA_v3 genome and includes:
- the LOC109042334 gene encoding uncharacterized protein isoform X3, yielding MLHALIQFFRNLIMSNPEEIPTTSSGESPAAQVGNNQSKILRNSQYVYSLRHENKRSTSGASVLKLNSQKSSAKRPKKKEQKNPIIPRIVIKRLNNRKGRRKKTSRKSKGTIKTVQENVVNLLAPTTGISPASEEAPSSPKNSLGSNNQSMGTASNCIEPNQNNAMPCDRMVKKNPNDMEVDSPSNNNPSSEESRSFLDKLRDCSIM
- the LOC109042334 gene encoding uncharacterized protein isoform X2 gives rise to the protein MLHALIQFFRNLIMSNPEEIPTTSSGESPAAQVGNNQSKILRNSQYVYSLRHENKRSTSGASVLKLNSQKSSAKRPKKKEQKNPIIPRIVIKRLNNRKGRRKKTSRKSKGTIKTVQENVVNLLAPTTGISPASEEAPSSPKNSLGSNNQSMGTASNCIEPNQNNAMPCDRMVKKNPNDMEVDSPSNNNPSTPHASESPQINATPEAPGTNLNPAGEESRSFLDKLRDCSIM